From the Manis javanica isolate MJ-LG chromosome 11, MJ_LKY, whole genome shotgun sequence genome, one window contains:
- the LOC108389585 gene encoding olfactory receptor 52K1-like has product MPSCNNSIPQPLVFVLAGIPGLESSHGWFSVPFFLGFVITVIGNSTILYIIWVEKSLHEPMFLLLALLSIVDVSLVSVTVPRMLSIFWMNAKEISFNACLTQMFFIPSFYVMESGILLAMAFDRFVAIWHPLRYATILANTMLVKMALAVLARAVTVLTPAPILAKRLENFQTHIIAYSYCAYMAVVQIACGDISDHIVYGLMVIVASVGFDLFFIILSYGLILGAVFRIPSWEARGKAFSTCSSHLCVIALFYSPVVFSVLAQILGYHMAPHLQIIIDNLYFLVPPMVNPLIYGARTKQMRKWVLRILHCHGE; this is encoded by the coding sequence ATGCCCTCCTGCAACAATTCCATTCCTCAGCCCTTGGTATTTGTCCTGGCTGGAATTCCTGGCCTGGAATCTTCCCATGGCTGGTTCTCAGTGCCTTTTTTTTTGGGATTTGTCATTACAGTCATTGGGAATTCCACCATCTTATACATCATCTGGGTAGAGAAGAGCCTTCATGAGCCCATGTTTCTCCTGCTGGCCTTGCTGTCAATTGTTGACGTGTCCCTGGTTAGCGTCACTGTGCCCCGCATGCTGAGTATATTCTGGATGAATGCCAAAGAAATTAGCTTCAACGCCTGCCTTACACAGATGTTTTTCATCCCTTCCTTTTATGTCATGGAGTCTGGGATCCTCCTGGCCATGGCTTTTGACAGATTTGTGGCAATCTGGCATCCTCTGAGATATGCAACCATCCTTGCCAACACCATGCTTGTGAAGATGGCACTGGCTGTCCTGGCAAGAGCGGTGACCGTGCTCACCCCAGCACCCATCCTGGCGAAAAGACTGGAAAACTTCCAGACTCACATCATTGCTTACTCTTACTGTGCCTACATGGCCGTAGTGCAGATAGCCTGTGGAGACATCTCTGACCACATTGTCTATGGCCTCATGGTCATTGTAGCATCCGTGGGGTTTGATCTGTTTTTTATCATTCTGTCCTATGGGCTGATCCTTGGTGCTGTCTTTCGGATACCCTCTTGGGAAGCACGGGGCAAAGCTTTCAGCACATGTAGCTCTCATCTTTGCGTTATTGCTCTCTTTTATTCTCCTGTGGTCTTCTCTGTCCTGGCCCAGATTTTAGGCTACCATATGGCTCCCCATCTACAGATTATCATTGATAATCTCTACTTCCTTGTACCTCCAATGGTCAACCCCTTGATTTATGGGGCCCGGACCAAACAAATGAGGAAGTGGGTGCTGCGGATCCTCCACTGTCACGGAGAATGA